The genomic stretch AGACGTTCAGACAGCTCCGGCTCTTTAAACAAATGACTTCCCTGAAGAAGTGCTGCTGCAAACCCCACCTGTGATTGGGCGTATGAAATCCTCCTGTGGCGATGGCATCTAAGGCCTTTCTCATAATCCATTGATACTTATCCTTTAATTCTTTTGCATCATCTTCTTTTTCATAGGCCTCAAGCAGCCGGTAAGCAGCAATCAGACGTTTAAAACAAAAGGAAGTGTCAGCCGCAGAATAAAAATTACAGGAAGGATAGTCGAAACTTCCATCCTCCCTTTGACACCGGATAACAAAATCCAGAGCTCGGTTCATTGCATCATACAAACGCGGCTCATGATAGAACCGGCTTTCCTGATTTACATAAACTGCTGCCGCAGCTGACAGCAAATAGATCGTAGGCTTTGCCTCTAAAAGCTGGGTCTCAAAAGCACCGTCAGCAATGTTTCCTCTGTCTTTCATCTGATGGGCCAGAAACTCTTCAGTTCTCTTTTCTGCCGACCGTACCATATGTTCCATGTAGCGTTTCACAGACCATTCCTCCCATCACCCTTTTACACCGGTTGCTGCGATTCCCCCGGTAATATACTTCTGCAAAAACATAAAGATAATAATGAGGGGCAAAATAGAAATAATGGAAGAAGATAAAATCGCATTCCAATTCACGCCCATCATACCAATGTAGCTCTTTATCGCAATCTGAATTGTAAACTTCTTCTGATCTGACAGTACCATGAGCGGAAGAATATAGTCATTCCACCTCCACATAAAGGAGAAAATAGTAAGTGTTACCGTCACAGAAGATCCAAGGGGCAGCATAATCGACCGGAAAATCTGGAACTCACTGGCGCCATCAAGCCTTGCTGACTCGGCCAGAGAAAGGGGAATAGACATATAATGCTGACGGTACATAAAAATTCCTGTTGTAGTGGTCACCACCGGAAGGATAACACCCCAGATATTATTGTACAGATGAAGTTCACTGATTACCGAAAACTGAGCGATGGTAAGAATCTCTCCCGGAATCAGAGTACCAAGTAAAAAGATGCCAAATACCTTATTTGTATACGGAATATCATGGCGGTAAATAGCCAGGGCATAGCCGCACATGGAACTGATCACTAAGGTAATCGCCGTCCCAACTACCGCTAAGAACAAACTGTTCTTTACATAAGTGAAGAAACCGCTTGCAATTACACTCTCATAAGACTTAAACGTAAATTCCTTTGGAAAAAAGTTCAGCGGATAGGCAAATAATTCCGTAGAATCTTTAAAAGAACTCATAAGCAGCCAGATAATAGGAAATATCATCACAAAAACTGTGCCCATACCGATAGCCGTGACAAGCACAGAAGTAAATCTTTTCTTTCCGCTGTTCATCATACCTCACCTCCTCTGGTCATCTTAAACTGAATCATGGCAATTGCAATAAAGATAAGGCTAACTACCACTCCGATTGCCGATGCATATCCATAGCGGGCCTGGGTAAATCCCTGGTCAAAAATGTACTGAACGATATAAGTAGTGGAGGTTCCGGGTCCTCCAGAGGTAATACCTTGTACCAATGCGTACTCCTTCAATAAGTTAACAGTAGAAAGAAGCAGTACAATAAAAACAGTAGGTGACAAAAGCGGTACGGTAATTCTGAAAAAAGCCTGAACCGGTTTGGCACCATCCACACTGGCAGCCTCAAATAATTCCTTGGATATATTATTGATGCCTCCGATAAACATAACCATATAAAATCCTGTCGAAGCCCAGTTGGAGGCGAAACTGACTACAAAAGTAGCCAGTTTCGAATTCAGTGCCCACTGAAGCGGAGTTCCTCCAAAGGACTGTATTACATAATTAATCAATCCATATTCCTGTCCAAACATCCAGTTAATTGTAATACCTACTACCAGTGCTGATAATAGAACCGGAATATACACCACTGTCCTGACCAATGTAGTAAGCTTTAATTGCTTAGAGGTAACCAATGTGGCGATAAGAAGAGGAACAATCACTTTAAAGGGCAGGCTAAACAGCATATATACAAAGGTTCTACCCAATACCTTATAGAAATCCTTACTGACCAGCAGTTTCGTATAATTCTTTAGTCCTACAAAGTCCATCGTCTTCCATCCGTCATAATTTGTAAAGGAAAATCCAATACTTAAGATCAGAGGAAGGATGAAAAATACGGAAAACAACAGCACTGCCGGTGCCACAAATATCCAGAATGCCCTGGTATGCGAAAATGCCTTTCTTCTCTTCCCCATATAAGTCTCCTCCTTTTGCTTTGTTGCTTATTCTTATTGAGTAGTTGTCCAGCCTGATGATTCAGCTAATTCTTTTGTAAATGCATCCAGAGCTTCTTTTGCGGTGATCTCACCGCTTACCGCACGTTTTATGTAATCCCGGTATTCATTATCCTTGTAGGTTCTCCATGCAGAGCTTTCATCTACCATAAAGTTGTCTGTCACATAAGAAACCTCATTCTGAAGAATCTTAAAGTCTGCCGCTGCTTTTTCGTCAGCCGGTTCATAGATCACTGATTTAAGTGAAGATAATCCCTTGTCTTCCTGAATATAATTCTTGAAATTTTTCTCATCGTAGAACCATTTTACAAATTCAACGGCAAGGTCTTTTCCTGCTGCATTCTCCGGTATTGCCAAAGCTTCACCACCGATAATAGCTGCCTGTGAAGCACTTCCCTTAGGAGTCGGCATTACACCGAACTTAAATTTAGACACATCTGTGGTCAAAGAATTATAATTCCAGGAACCGGATAAAAGGATGGCAGCATCTCCATTCTTAAAATACTCCACCGGGTTGTCAGTAGAACCGCCGGCCCAGATGGCTTTTGGCATAACACCGCTTTCATTCGCAGCCACGAACTTCTCCAAAGTAGACACGTTTACCGGATTATTTACATTAACTTTAAAAGTGTCTCCGTCTTTTTCTACTAAAGAACCGCCATTGGCATACATCAGAATATCATATCTGGCTCTCGAAACATCTGCTGCAAAACCATACTTAACAGTACCGCTGGCCTGGATCTTCGCAGCATTCTCATACAGTTCGTCCCAAGTCCATGGGTTGTCGACCGTTGGAGCCTCTACTCCGGCGGCTGCAAATGCATCTTCATTGTAATACATGCAGGTAGTAGTAAACTGTCTGGGCAGGCCTGATATCTTATCTGATTTATAATCCTTGCCTACGATCTTTAAAGCAGAATCTTCAAATAAACTTAAATCCACTACCTTTGCCATATCCATAAATTCTTCCGGATATAACTGATGAAGTCTGGTTGTTGCGATGATATCCGGCAGATCCTTATTCTTTGCCATAGCCGGGAATTTGGTCAACTGGTCATCATGGGAAATGATAATCATATCAATCTGGTTTCCTGTTTCCTCACTCCAGGCTTTAAGCGCATTATTCAGTGAGTTTTCGGCCCCCGGCTCCTCTGGCATCAGGACTTTCAGTGTTCCGGCAGCGGCTGCCCCACCCGCTGCTCCCGTTGTTTCCGGTGCTTTTGTTGTCGCTGTTCCCGATCCCTTAGAACCGCAGGCGGCTAAAGAAGCAGCCATAACGGTTGCCAGCATTCCTGCTGCCACTCTCTTCCATGCTTTTTTCATAGTAAATTCCTCCTTAATTTTTTTGTATTTTTATACTAAAACCTGCCCTACGTTCGGCAGATAGAGCATAGCCCATGCCCTGTTTCCCTCTTGCGTTCCAAACATCTACTGCTTCTCGGTCGCATATTTCTTTGGCGTTGTTCCTGTATTCTTTTTAAAGGTATTGATAAAATGGCTGTCGC from Lacrimispora sphenoides JCM 1415 encodes the following:
- a CDS encoding glycoside hydrolase family 127 protein; its protein translation is MKRYMEHMVRSAEKRTEEFLAHQMKDRGNIADGAFETQLLEAKPTIYLLSAAAAVYVNQESRFYHEPRLYDAMNRALDFVIRCQREDGSFDYPSCNFYSAADTSFCFKRLIAAYRLLEAYEKEDDAKELKDKYQWIMRKALDAIATGGFHTPNHRWGLQQHFFREVICLKSRSCLNV
- a CDS encoding carbohydrate ABC transporter permease, translating into MMNSGKKRFTSVLVTAIGMGTVFVMIFPIIWLLMSSFKDSTELFAYPLNFFPKEFTFKSYESVIASGFFTYVKNSLFLAVVGTAITLVISSMCGYALAIYRHDIPYTNKVFGIFLLGTLIPGEILTIAQFSVISELHLYNNIWGVILPVVTTTTGIFMYRQHYMSIPLSLAESARLDGASEFQIFRSIMLPLGSSVTVTLTIFSFMWRWNDYILPLMVLSDQKKFTIQIAIKSYIGMMGVNWNAILSSSIISILPLIIIFMFLQKYITGGIAATGVKG
- a CDS encoding carbohydrate ABC transporter permease translates to MGKRRKAFSHTRAFWIFVAPAVLLFSVFFILPLILSIGFSFTNYDGWKTMDFVGLKNYTKLLVSKDFYKVLGRTFVYMLFSLPFKVIVPLLIATLVTSKQLKLTTLVRTVVYIPVLLSALVVGITINWMFGQEYGLINYVIQSFGGTPLQWALNSKLATFVVSFASNWASTGFYMVMFIGGINNISKELFEAASVDGAKPVQAFFRITVPLLSPTVFIVLLLSTVNLLKEYALVQGITSGGPGTSTTYIVQYIFDQGFTQARYGYASAIGVVVSLIFIAIAMIQFKMTRGGEV
- a CDS encoding ABC transporter substrate-binding protein — its product is MKKAWKRVAAGMLATVMAASLAACGSKGSGTATTKAPETTGAAGGAAAAGTLKVLMPEEPGAENSLNNALKAWSEETGNQIDMIIISHDDQLTKFPAMAKNKDLPDIIATTRLHQLYPEEFMDMAKVVDLSLFEDSALKIVGKDYKSDKISGLPRQFTTTCMYYNEDAFAAAGVEAPTVDNPWTWDELYENAAKIQASGTVKYGFAADVSRARYDILMYANGGSLVEKDGDTFKVNVNNPVNVSTLEKFVAANESGVMPKAIWAGGSTDNPVEYFKNGDAAILLSGSWNYNSLTTDVSKFKFGVMPTPKGSASQAAIIGGEALAIPENAAGKDLAVEFVKWFYDEKNFKNYIQEDKGLSSLKSVIYEPADEKAAADFKILQNEVSYVTDNFMVDESSAWRTYKDNEYRDYIKRAVSGEITAKEALDAFTKELAESSGWTTTQ